In one window of Posidoniimonas corsicana DNA:
- a CDS encoding TolC family protein yields the protein MRWLEWVLACSVSMAAVAPGCRTARPATSAAVPTPIPDVQPAAYQAPAPSVPGEDAAEEEETLRLPPLDAGEPEEVPLPVSAPSVEQLAASVRLHFPLVQQAVAARVIASGEALAAAGAFDRKLEGASISQPLDFYENYRHEIGVKRDTYWGGETFAGYRVGRGDFEPWYQERQTNEGGEFKLGFLAPLARDRGIDENRAELWRAQLERGRVEPEIRAMIIGSVRDATAVYWQWVASAAAYRIAGEVLQLGLDRADYLERQVDEGEKAQIDIVDNRRIIVSRQAKLTDARRKLEQSAVKLSLFLRDDTGRPVVLPLALANVTFPDALAPEAWGEQADVPLAQANRPELEELQLARRQLAVLLRQANNETRPRVDAGLLAAQDVGAPTSAKRDKSELKLEASVLLSVPLERRKALGKARQLRGKIAQLRAKTRFASDKIAAETQAAHVGLTAAAERAAQTTEGVALAERMQAAEERLYREGQSTLFNLNLREQQLAEAAIARVEALYDYHVALADYAAALGFESAASLEPLARSGF from the coding sequence ATGCGTTGGTTGGAATGGGTGCTTGCCTGCTCAGTGAGCATGGCCGCGGTTGCGCCCGGCTGCCGCACGGCGCGTCCCGCCACGTCCGCGGCCGTTCCCACCCCGATCCCCGACGTGCAACCGGCCGCCTACCAGGCGCCTGCCCCGTCCGTCCCCGGCGAGGACGCTGCTGAAGAGGAGGAGACGCTCCGGCTACCGCCGCTCGACGCTGGTGAGCCGGAAGAGGTGCCGCTGCCTGTCTCCGCGCCATCGGTGGAGCAGCTAGCGGCTTCGGTGCGGCTCCACTTCCCGCTTGTGCAGCAGGCGGTCGCGGCGCGGGTGATCGCGTCGGGCGAGGCGCTGGCCGCCGCCGGCGCGTTCGACCGCAAGCTGGAAGGCGCCAGCATCTCGCAGCCGCTCGACTTCTACGAGAACTACCGGCACGAGATCGGCGTGAAGCGTGACACCTACTGGGGCGGCGAGACCTTCGCCGGCTACCGTGTCGGCCGCGGCGACTTTGAGCCGTGGTACCAGGAGCGGCAGACCAACGAGGGGGGCGAGTTCAAGCTCGGGTTCCTCGCGCCGCTGGCGCGCGACCGCGGCATCGACGAGAACCGCGCCGAGCTGTGGCGGGCCCAGCTCGAACGGGGCAGGGTAGAACCGGAGATCCGGGCGATGATCATCGGCTCGGTGCGTGACGCCACCGCCGTGTACTGGCAGTGGGTCGCCTCCGCCGCCGCGTACAGGATTGCCGGAGAGGTGCTGCAGCTAGGGCTCGACCGGGCCGACTACCTGGAGCGGCAGGTAGACGAGGGCGAAAAGGCCCAGATCGACATCGTCGACAACAGGCGGATCATCGTGTCGCGGCAGGCCAAGCTGACCGACGCGCGCCGCAAGCTGGAGCAGTCCGCGGTGAAGCTGTCGCTGTTCCTCCGCGACGACACCGGCCGCCCCGTGGTCCTTCCGCTCGCGCTGGCCAACGTCACGTTCCCCGACGCGCTAGCGCCCGAGGCGTGGGGCGAGCAGGCCGACGTCCCGCTCGCCCAGGCCAACCGGCCCGAGCTCGAGGAGCTGCAGCTGGCCAGGCGTCAGCTGGCGGTGCTGCTGCGGCAGGCCAACAACGAGACCCGGCCGCGGGTCGACGCCGGGCTGCTCGCCGCGCAGGACGTCGGCGCCCCGACCAGCGCCAAGCGGGACAAGTCAGAACTCAAGCTCGAGGCCTCGGTGCTGCTGTCGGTCCCGCTTGAGCGTCGCAAGGCGCTGGGCAAGGCGCGGCAGCTCCGCGGCAAGATCGCCCAGCTCCGCGCGAAGACGCGGTTCGCTTCCGACAAGATCGCCGCCGAGACCCAAGCCGCCCATGTCGGCCTGACGGCCGCCGCCGAACGCGCAGCGCAAACCACCGAAGGGGTCGCCCTCGCCGAGCGGATGCAGGCCGCCGAGGAGCGGCTGTACCGCGAGGGCCAGAGCACACTGTTCAATCTCAACCTGCGTGAGCAGCAACTGGCCGAGGCCGCCATCGCCCGCGTCGAGGCGTTGTACGACTACCACGTTGCGCTAGCCGACTACGCGGCGGCGCTCGGGTTCGAGTCGGCCGCGTCGCTCGAGCCGCTCGCCAGGTCCGGTTTCTGA
- the dusB gene encoding tRNA dihydrouridine synthase DusB has translation MPAAPPIAPPFHIGDLLVDPPVLQAPMAGFTNYAFRQIVREFGGAGLLATEMVNAKGFVWLDEQEATHPDRLWGVAEEPCPLAVQIWDNDPEIMARVGKRLVEEYRVSVVDINFGCPVRQVTEKAHSGSYLLREPERMGRIIEHVVKACAPTPVTAKTRLGCTRDKIVTKEVAQIVEDAGAAALTLHGRTAADMFRGSADWDLISQVKPFLKKIPLIGNGDLDSAEKVVQAFQRYDVDGVMIARASLNKPWLFAQAQAALRGEPIPPDPTLEEERALMVHHFELVKERFGEQKGAVLMRKYACCYAQGRRGAREFRKHVATIETADEFYAVVRDYFPSEQPAAAG, from the coding sequence ATGCCCGCCGCCCCGCCTATCGCGCCGCCCTTCCATATCGGCGACCTCCTGGTCGACCCACCGGTGCTGCAGGCGCCGATGGCGGGGTTCACCAACTACGCCTTCCGGCAGATCGTCCGCGAGTTCGGCGGCGCCGGGCTGCTGGCCACCGAGATGGTCAACGCCAAGGGCTTCGTCTGGCTGGACGAGCAGGAGGCCACCCACCCGGACCGGCTGTGGGGCGTGGCGGAAGAACCGTGCCCGCTGGCGGTCCAGATCTGGGACAACGACCCCGAGATCATGGCCCGCGTGGGCAAGCGGCTGGTGGAAGAGTACCGCGTGAGCGTGGTCGACATCAACTTCGGCTGCCCGGTGCGGCAGGTCACCGAGAAGGCGCACAGCGGCTCGTACCTGCTGCGCGAGCCCGAGCGGATGGGGCGGATCATCGAGCATGTCGTGAAGGCCTGCGCGCCGACGCCGGTCACCGCCAAGACGCGGCTCGGCTGCACCCGCGACAAGATCGTCACCAAGGAGGTCGCCCAGATTGTGGAAGACGCCGGCGCCGCCGCGCTGACGCTCCACGGCCGCACCGCGGCGGACATGTTCCGCGGCTCGGCCGACTGGGACCTGATCTCCCAGGTGAAGCCCTTCCTGAAGAAGATCCCGCTGATCGGCAACGGCGACCTCGACTCGGCCGAGAAGGTCGTGCAGGCGTTCCAGCGTTACGACGTCGACGGCGTGATGATCGCCCGCGCGAGCCTCAACAAGCCGTGGCTGTTCGCCCAGGCGCAGGCGGCGCTACGCGGCGAGCCGATCCCCCCCGACCCCACGCTCGAGGAAGAGCGGGCGTTGATGGTCCACCACTTCGAGCTGGTGAAGGAGCGGTTCGGCGAGCAAAAGGGCGCCGTGCTGATGCGGAAGTACGCCTGCTGCTACGCCCAGGGCCGCCGCGGCGCGCGGGAGTTCCGCAAGCACGTCGCGACGATCGAAACCGCCGACGAGTTCTACGCGGTGGTGCGGGACTACTTCCCGAGCGAGCAGCCGGCGGCCGCCGGCTAG
- a CDS encoding HlyD family secretion protein has protein sequence MQNSGASTTGDHTRPRALARAAYDASQFPALRLARVTGFVRRLGKWLMVVLVLTTLTMLLAPWQQSVRGEGSVIAFDPFERQQSIQAPIKGRIAERGEGVRENAYVTKGQLLFRIEDQDPLFLSRLEQQVTNAEAELKVAQGRLERARELRDNNLRIVAVTSEELTAMQTARDELVAAYDRFVDQASAKLAAQQSKVTAAEAKRWQAEADYERKQSLFNDGIESQLKAQETEQKYRDAKAGVQIALQEVENARSGVEGKRRERESKRQEWQAKINKVMSQLEKARADVAKADIDINKIEEEINQKNSKLLDQQSKLAVQQTQEVRAPRDGFIMDLAVFDSSSIVKPGDQLCRIVPDTETPAVQAWVSGNDQPLVSAGRHVRLQFEGWPAVQFSGWPSVAVGTFGGEVAFVDPADNGLGKFRIVVVPDPDDQPWPEHPYLRQGVRANAWVLLDQVPLGYEVWRRMNGFPQALGSQQDAKSPKPPKIKI, from the coding sequence ATGCAGAACAGCGGAGCTTCCACCACCGGCGACCACACGAGGCCCAGGGCATTGGCTCGGGCGGCCTACGACGCCAGCCAGTTCCCCGCGCTCAGGCTGGCCAGGGTGACCGGCTTTGTCCGGCGGCTCGGCAAGTGGTTGATGGTGGTCCTGGTCCTGACAACCCTGACGATGCTCCTAGCGCCATGGCAGCAATCGGTCCGTGGCGAGGGCTCAGTCATCGCGTTCGACCCGTTCGAGCGTCAGCAGTCGATCCAGGCGCCCATCAAGGGCCGGATTGCCGAGCGTGGCGAGGGCGTCCGCGAGAACGCCTACGTCACCAAAGGGCAGCTGCTGTTCCGCATCGAGGACCAGGACCCGCTCTTCTTGAGCCGACTGGAGCAGCAGGTGACCAACGCCGAAGCAGAGCTGAAGGTGGCCCAGGGGCGCCTGGAGCGGGCCCGCGAGCTCCGCGACAACAACCTCCGCATCGTCGCAGTAACCAGCGAAGAGCTCACCGCGATGCAGACCGCCAGGGACGAGCTGGTGGCGGCCTACGACCGGTTTGTCGACCAGGCCTCCGCCAAGCTGGCCGCGCAGCAGAGCAAGGTCACCGCGGCCGAGGCCAAACGCTGGCAGGCCGAGGCGGACTACGAGCGGAAGCAGTCGCTCTTTAACGACGGCATCGAGTCCCAGCTCAAGGCCCAGGAGACCGAGCAGAAGTACCGCGACGCCAAGGCCGGCGTGCAGATCGCCCTGCAGGAAGTCGAGAACGCCCGCAGCGGCGTCGAGGGAAAACGCCGCGAGCGGGAGTCGAAGCGTCAGGAGTGGCAGGCCAAGATCAACAAGGTGATGTCGCAGCTCGAGAAAGCGCGGGCGGACGTCGCGAAAGCGGATATTGACATCAACAAGATCGAAGAAGAAATCAACCAGAAGAACTCGAAGCTGCTCGACCAGCAGAGCAAGCTGGCCGTCCAACAAACGCAGGAGGTCAGGGCGCCACGCGACGGCTTCATCATGGACCTTGCGGTGTTCGACTCGTCGTCGATCGTTAAGCCCGGCGACCAGCTCTGCCGCATCGTGCCCGACACCGAAACCCCGGCCGTGCAGGCGTGGGTCTCGGGCAATGACCAGCCGCTCGTTTCGGCGGGCCGCCACGTGCGGCTGCAGTTTGAGGGTTGGCCGGCGGTTCAGTTCTCGGGCTGGCCGAGCGTGGCGGTCGGCACCTTCGGCGGCGAGGTGGCGTTTGTCGACCCGGCTGACAACGGGCTGGGCAAGTTCCGGATCGTCGTCGTGCCGGACCCCGACGACCAGCCCTGGCCCGAGCACCCGTACCTGCGGCAGGGCGTCCGAGCCAACGCCTGGGTGCTGCTCGATCAAGTGCCGCTCGGGTACGAGGTGTGGCGGCGGATGAACGGATTCCCGCAGGCGCTCGGCTCCCAGCAGGACGCCAAGTCGCCCAAGCCACCCAAGATCAAGATCTAG